Part of the Kitasatospora sp. NBC_01266 genome, GACTGGTACCCGGACCTCGACGACATCGCCGCCAAGATCACCTCGCGCACCAAGGCGATCGTGGTGATCAACCCCAACAACCCGACCGGCGCGGTCTATCCGAAGGAACTGCTGACCGGGATCCTGGAGCTGGCCCGCCGGCACGGCCTGATGGTGCTGGCCGACGAGATCTACGACAAGATCCTCTACGACGGCGTCGAGCACCACTGCCTGGCCGCGCTCGCCGACGACGTGCTCACCCTCACCTTCAACGGGCTCTCCAAGGCCTACCGGGTGGCCGGCTTCCGCAGCGGCTGGCTGGTGGTCTCCGGGCCCAAGCAGCACGCCAGGGACTACCTGGAGGGGCTGACCATGCTGGCCGGCATGCGGCTGTGCCCCAACGTGCCGGCCCAGTACGCGGTGCAGGCCGCGCTCGGCGGCCACCAGTCGATCCACGACCTGACGCTGCCGAACGGGCGGCTCACCGAACAGCGCGACGTCACCTGGCGGGCCCTCAACGAGCTGCCGGGGGTGAGCTGCGTCAAGCCCAAGGGCGCGCTGTACGCCTTCGCCAAGCTGGACCCGGCGGTGCACAAGATCAAGGACGACGAGCGCTTCGTGCTCGACCTGCTGCTCCGCGAGAAGATCCACATCGTCCAGGGCACCGGCTTCAACTGGCCCCGCCCGGACCACTTCCGCTTCGTCACGCTGCCCCGGGCCGACGACCTGGAGACGGCGATCAGCCGGATCGGCCGCTTCCTCGCCACCTACCGCCAGTAGCTCCCCGGCGTCCGCGAACCGACGGATCTTCACCCGAAAGACCAAGGCACGACCGGGATCTCACGCCGCCACCGCGCTGCCGTACGCGTCTTACGGGCCGTCGATCACCCACCGACACTGGGGAAGATCGACGGCCATCTACTCCGGCGTGGCCGAATGTTCCCGGTGGGGGGATCCCATGGCACAGCCTTTCGAACTACCCGACTTCTACCTACCGCATCCGGCCACCCTCAACCCGCATCTGGAGCCCACCCGCGAGCACACCCGCGGCTGGGCGCGCGAGATGGGCATGCTGGAGGGCAGCGGCATCTGGGAGCTCCAGGACCTGGAGGACCACGACTACGCGCTGCTCTGCGCCTACACCCACCCGGACTGCGACAGCTCGGCGCTCGACCTGGTCACCGACTGGTACGTCTGGGTGTTCTTCTTCGACGACCACTTCCTGGAGACCTTCAAGCGCAGCCTGGACCGGCGCGGCGGCCAGGCCTACCTGGACCGGCTGCCGCTCTTCATGCCGATGGACCTGTCGGACGGCTTCCCCGAGCCGACCAACCCGGTCGAGGCGGGCCTGGCCGACCTGTGGGCGCGCACCGTGCCGCACATGTCGCTGGACTGGCGGGCCCGGTTCCGGGAGAGCACCGAGCACCTGCTGAACGAGTCGATCTGGGAGCTGTCCAACATCGACCAGGGCCGGGTGGCCAACCCGGTGGAGTACATCGAGATGCGGCGCAAGGTCGGCGGCGCGCCCTGGTCGGCCGGCCTGGTGGAGTTCGCGGCCCAGGCCGAGATCCCGGCCCGGGTGGCCGGCAGCCGGCCGCTGCGGGTGCTGCGCGACACCTTCTCGGACGGCGTGCACCTGCGCAACGACCTCTTCTCCTATCAGCGCGAGGTGGGCGACGAGGGCGAGTTGAGCAACGGCGTGCTGGTCCTGGAGACCTTCCTCGACTACACCACCCAGCAGGCCGCCGACGCGGTCAACGAGCTGCTGACCAGCCGGCTGCACCAGTTCGAGAACACCTTCTTCACCGAGCTGCCGCCGCTCTTCACCGAGCACGCGCTGACCCCCGACGAGATCGCCCGGGTGCTCGCCTACGCCAAGGGGCTGCAGGACTGGCAGTCCGGCGGCCACGAGTGGCACATGCGCAGCAGCCGGTACATGAACGACCACGCCAACCAGCGCACTTCGGCCTTCTCCATGGTGCCGGTCGGCCTGGGCACCTCCGCCGCCGAGATCGGCCGATTCCTCGACCCGGCCGCGCTGCGCAGCTTCACCCACGTGCCCTACCAGGACGTCCCGCCGTACCAGGTCCCGGAGATGTACCTGCCGTTCGCCCCCGCGCTCAGCCCGCACCTGGCGAGCGCGCGGCGCAACTCCGCCGCCTGGGCCCGGGAGATGGGCTACCTCGACGTGCTCCCGGACGTGGTGGATTCCGGCGTCTGGAGCGACCGGCAGATCGCCGCCTACGACCTGGCCCTCTGCTCGGCCGGCCTGGACCCGGACGCGACCCCGGCGGAGCTGGACCTCTCCGCCGAGTGGCTGATCTGGGGCACCTACGGGGACGACTGGTTCCCGATCGGCTACGGCCACCCCGCCGACGTCCCGGCCGCGCGGGCCTGCGTCGACCGGCTCGCGCGGTTCCTCACCCTCTCCCCCGCCGAGCCGGTGCCCACCCCGGTCACCGCCCTGGAGCGCGGCCTGGCCGACCTGTGGCCGCGCACCACGGATCCGATGCCGCCGCGCGCCCGCAAGGCCTTCCGTGACGCCGTCAACGTGATGCTGGACAGCTGGGTCTGGGAGATCG contains:
- a CDS encoding pyridoxal phosphate-dependent aminotransferase: MEFRQSSKLAGVCYEIRGPVVDQANALEEAGHSVLRLNTGNPATFGFEAPEEILQDIIRNLPNAHGYSDSRGILPARRAVVQYYQQRGVTGVGVNDVFLGNGASELIQMAVQALVDDGDEVLVPAPDFPLWTAVVRLAGGKAVHYLCDEEADWYPDLDDIAAKITSRTKAIVVINPNNPTGAVYPKELLTGILELARRHGLMVLADEIYDKILYDGVEHHCLAALADDVLTLTFNGLSKAYRVAGFRSGWLVVSGPKQHARDYLEGLTMLAGMRLCPNVPAQYAVQAALGGHQSIHDLTLPNGRLTEQRDVTWRALNELPGVSCVKPKGALYAFAKLDPAVHKIKDDERFVLDLLLREKIHIVQGTGFNWPRPDHFRFVTLPRADDLETAISRIGRFLATYRQ
- a CDS encoding terpene synthase family protein, with protein sequence MAQPFELPDFYLPHPATLNPHLEPTREHTRGWAREMGMLEGSGIWELQDLEDHDYALLCAYTHPDCDSSALDLVTDWYVWVFFFDDHFLETFKRSLDRRGGQAYLDRLPLFMPMDLSDGFPEPTNPVEAGLADLWARTVPHMSLDWRARFRESTEHLLNESIWELSNIDQGRVANPVEYIEMRRKVGGAPWSAGLVEFAAQAEIPARVAGSRPLRVLRDTFSDGVHLRNDLFSYQREVGDEGELSNGVLVLETFLDYTTQQAADAVNELLTSRLHQFENTFFTELPPLFTEHALTPDEIARVLAYAKGLQDWQSGGHEWHMRSSRYMNDHANQRTSAFSMVPVGLGTSAAEIGRFLDPAALRSFTHVPYQDVPPYQVPEMYLPFAPALSPHLASARRNSAAWAREMGYLDVLPDVVDSGVWSDRQIAAYDLALCSAGLDPDATPAELDLSAEWLIWGTYGDDWFPIGYGHPADVPAARACVDRLARFLTLSPAEPVPTPVTALERGLADLWPRTTDPMPPRARKAFRDAVNVMLDSWVWEIANVAEHRIPDPVDYIEMRRHTFGSDLTMSLARFANQRTVPDEVFRSGTIEALEHAAADYACLINDLFSYRKEVQYEGEIHNAVLVVQSFLNCDFPHALRVVSDLQTSRMRQFEHLIAHELPQLCEDHRLDAAQRAELEDYVQDLRNWLSGIYVWHRDVGRYRDSELEYQPAAHHRRLATAAAAGPVTAFRIPVPSGLGTSAVRIAALG